In one Natronoarchaeum mannanilyticum genomic region, the following are encoded:
- a CDS encoding aminotransferase class V-fold PLP-dependent enzyme has translation MKPTELRADTPALHEDVYLNFGAHGPSPQYVVETEDGRVDPESFAEAVDGARLACFSAVTWTHGTRLPVAELVDIAHDAGALALVDAVQVPGQLPMDVEEWGADAVAAAGHKWLMGLWGGGFLYVDRDVAETLAPRTVGYRSVETPTADPYEFAAGARRFEVGSSNPAPHVALAEAIDAIDEVGIDRIADRIRKLVEHLTDSVPDDRLRSPATPESGLVTIDVDEPAATVERLASEGIVVRALPTPNAIRASIHAVNTSNEVDQLLDALDSEWE, from the coding sequence ATGAAACCCACAGAACTTCGCGCCGACACGCCCGCACTGCACGAGGACGTCTACCTGAACTTCGGCGCTCACGGCCCGAGTCCGCAGTACGTCGTCGAGACCGAGGACGGTCGCGTCGACCCCGAATCGTTCGCGGAGGCCGTCGACGGCGCGCGACTGGCGTGTTTCAGTGCAGTAACGTGGACACACGGCACCCGGTTGCCCGTCGCCGAGCTCGTCGACATCGCCCACGACGCCGGCGCGCTCGCGCTCGTCGACGCCGTCCAGGTCCCAGGCCAGCTTCCGATGGACGTCGAAGAGTGGGGCGCCGACGCCGTCGCCGCGGCGGGCCACAAGTGGCTCATGGGGCTGTGGGGCGGCGGGTTCCTCTACGTCGACCGCGACGTCGCCGAAACCCTCGCACCGAGGACGGTCGGCTACCGGAGCGTCGAGACGCCGACAGCGGACCCCTACGAGTTCGCGGCCGGCGCCCGGCGGTTCGAGGTCGGGTCGTCGAACCCGGCCCCGCACGTCGCGCTGGCCGAAGCGATCGACGCGATCGACGAGGTCGGCATCGATCGCATCGCGGATCGGATCCGGAAACTGGTGGAACATCTGACCGATAGCGTCCCCGACGATCGGCTTCGCAGCCCCGCGACGCCCGAGTCGGGCCTCGTGACGATCGACGTCGACGAACCGGCCGCGACGGTCGAGCGCCTCGCGTCGGAGGGTATCGTCGTCCGCGCGCTGCCGACGCCGAACGCGATCCGCGCGTCGATCCATGCGGTCAACACCTCGAACGAGGTCGATCAGTTGCTCGACGCGCTCGATTCGGAATGGGAGTAA
- a CDS encoding thioredoxin family protein gives MATQTRKTDSVVSLGDDDIEAAVETDGVALAEFYTEWCGSCQRMKPILETIAADTDATILTIDVESHLETAIEFGAQSTPTFVLFADGKPVKQLRGAQDEGTLRELIARYSD, from the coding sequence ATGGCAACGCAGACGAGGAAGACTGACAGCGTGGTTTCGCTCGGCGACGACGACATCGAGGCGGCCGTCGAGACCGACGGCGTCGCCCTGGCGGAGTTCTACACCGAGTGGTGCGGCTCCTGCCAGCGGATGAAGCCGATCCTCGAGACGATCGCCGCCGACACCGACGCGACGATCCTGACGATCGACGTCGAATCGCACCTCGAAACCGCGATCGAGTTCGGCGCCCAGAGTACGCCGACGTTCGTCCTGTTCGCGGACGGCAAGCCGGTGAAACAGCTCCGGGGAGCACAGGACGAGGGAACGCTCCGGGAGCTGATCGCCAGGTACAGCGACTGA
- a CDS encoding DUF1641 domain-containing protein, with protein sequence MSEEQLSEPTDLETAIEQNPEAVAEFVEHLDAVNELLDVLSLGESALSDEMVRELSATGSTLAESADGIATDETVALAETVGENGDELREALDTLIVLQKSGTLDELAEIAEVGSLATAALDDEMVTSLAGTGAALGEVAQTAADDDTRDGIETLLDGVGEAERGDPEQVGPVGLLRGLRNPDVQHGLGYLLALAGSIGRQRSGGNSR encoded by the coding sequence ATGTCCGAGGAACAGCTATCCGAGCCGACTGATCTCGAAACGGCGATCGAGCAGAATCCCGAGGCGGTCGCCGAGTTCGTCGAACACCTCGACGCCGTCAACGAGCTGCTGGACGTGCTCTCGCTCGGCGAGAGCGCGCTCTCCGACGAGATGGTCCGAGAACTCTCGGCCACGGGCTCCACGCTCGCCGAGTCCGCCGACGGGATCGCGACCGACGAGACGGTCGCCCTGGCCGAGACGGTCGGCGAGAACGGCGACGAGCTGCGCGAAGCGCTCGACACGCTGATCGTGCTCCAGAAAAGCGGCACGCTCGACGAACTGGCCGAGATCGCGGAGGTCGGGTCGCTGGCGACGGCCGCGCTCGACGACGAGATGGTCACCTCGCTGGCCGGCACCGGCGCCGCGCTCGGCGAGGTCGCGCAGACGGCCGCGGACGACGATACCCGCGACGGCATCGAGACGCTGCTCGACGGCGTCGGCGAGGCCGAGCGCGGCGACCCGGAGCAGGTCGGCCCCGTCGGACTGCTCCGCGGGCTCCGGAATCCGGACGTCCAGCACGGGCTCGGCTACCTGCTGGCGCTTGCAGGTTCGATCGGCCGCCAGCGCTCCGGCGGGAACTCGCGCTGA
- a CDS encoding FAD/NAD(P)-binding oxidoreductase has translation MTEHVVIVGGGTGGTVLANDLAERLDAEIDAGDVRITLVNDDPDHVYKPVWLYVPFGQREPEDGRRRLDELVDDAVDLRIDRVTDIDTDSQRLRFRGGAPSVGYDYLVLATGSTLEPDRIPGLAEGGHNYYSEAGATDLREELLEFTEGELVLSVIGTPHMCPAAPLEFVFMADDWFRERGLREDVDITYTYPIQRVHGNPHIAEWARPIMEERDIRVETFFNADEIDPDAETITSMEGTELDYDLLVTIPPHGGIDLIEEAGLGDDGWVDVDKHTLEAEAAENVYALGDTADTGVPNAGSVAHYQAGVVGQRLASEIRGHPATATYDGKTLCFIETGMDAASFVEFDYENPPSPAPPSQKLHWSKLAYNESYWLTARGLL, from the coding sequence ATGACGGAACACGTCGTCATCGTCGGCGGCGGGACCGGCGGGACCGTCCTCGCGAACGACCTCGCCGAGCGCCTCGACGCCGAGATCGACGCCGGCGACGTCCGCATCACGCTGGTCAACGACGATCCCGACCACGTCTACAAGCCGGTCTGGCTGTACGTGCCGTTCGGCCAGCGCGAACCCGAGGACGGGCGGCGCCGGCTCGACGAGCTCGTCGACGACGCCGTCGACCTCCGGATCGACCGCGTGACCGACATCGACACGGACAGCCAGCGGCTCCGGTTCCGCGGCGGCGCCCCGTCGGTCGGTTACGACTACCTCGTGCTCGCGACCGGGTCGACGCTGGAACCCGACCGGATTCCCGGTCTCGCTGAGGGAGGCCACAACTACTACAGCGAGGCGGGCGCGACCGATCTCCGCGAGGAACTCCTGGAGTTCACCGAGGGCGAACTCGTGTTGAGCGTCATCGGGACGCCCCACATGTGCCCGGCGGCGCCTCTGGAGTTCGTGTTCATGGCCGACGACTGGTTCCGCGAGCGCGGGCTCCGCGAGGACGTCGACATCACCTACACCTACCCGATCCAGCGCGTCCACGGCAACCCCCACATCGCCGAGTGGGCCCGGCCGATCATGGAGGAGCGCGACATTCGGGTCGAGACGTTCTTCAACGCCGACGAGATCGATCCCGACGCGGAGACGATCACCTCGATGGAGGGGACCGAACTCGACTACGACCTCCTCGTGACGATCCCGCCCCACGGCGGCATCGACCTGATCGAGGAGGCCGGACTCGGCGACGACGGCTGGGTCGACGTCGACAAGCACACGCTCGAAGCTGAGGCTGCCGAAAACGTGTACGCGCTCGGCGACACCGCCGACACCGGCGTTCCCAACGCGGGAAGCGTCGCCCACTACCAGGCCGGTGTCGTCGGCCAGCGCCTCGCCAGCGAGATCCGCGGGCATCCCGCGACGGCGACCTACGACGGCAAGACGCTGTGCTTCATCGAGACGGGGATGGACGCGGCGTCGTTCGTCGAGTTCGACTACGAGAACCCGCCGTCGCCGGCGCCGCCGTCCCAGAAGCTCCACTGGTCGAAGCTGGCGTACAACGAGTCCTACTGGCTCACCGCGCGGGGGCTGCTCTGA
- a CDS encoding sulfurtransferase TusA family protein yields MTDIDPDDTVDARGAACPGPLMDLIGKMRSSESGDVIRLLSDNDQSLTDVPEWAEEAGNELLEIEELDDHTAFYVEKA; encoded by the coding sequence ATGACTGACATCGATCCCGACGACACCGTCGACGCTCGAGGTGCAGCCTGCCCCGGTCCGCTGATGGACCTGATCGGAAAGATGCGAAGCAGCGAGTCCGGCGACGTGATACGGCTCCTGAGCGACAACGATCAGTCGCTCACCGACGTGCCCGAGTGGGCCGAGGAAGCCGGCAACGAGCTGCTCGAGATCGAAGAGCTCGACGATCACACCGCGTTCTACGTGGAGAAAGCATGA
- a CDS encoding class I SAM-dependent methyltransferase, with product MERFQNTGQPDWDWWGKLWPTPGATLRKLGVEAGESVAEVGCGSGYFALPAARIVDPEPVYALDLDEKLLDELDRIADRQGIENVVPIHGDARNLASVLPERVDTLVVANTFHGVDDQPGLVAQAFDAIDPGGRLVVVNWHDRPRETTTVADEPRGPPTELRMTPEETEDAVLSAAEFALDRQVDLPPYHYALLFDR from the coding sequence ATGGAACGGTTCCAGAACACCGGTCAGCCCGACTGGGACTGGTGGGGCAAGCTCTGGCCGACGCCCGGCGCGACGCTCCGGAAACTCGGCGTCGAGGCGGGCGAGTCGGTCGCCGAAGTCGGCTGCGGCAGCGGCTACTTCGCACTGCCGGCCGCCCGGATCGTCGATCCCGAGCCGGTGTACGCGCTCGACCTCGACGAGAAACTACTGGACGAACTCGACCGGATCGCCGACCGGCAGGGCATCGAGAACGTCGTCCCGATCCACGGCGACGCCCGGAACCTGGCCTCGGTACTGCCCGAACGTGTCGATACGCTCGTGGTGGCAAACACGTTCCACGGCGTCGACGACCAGCCCGGACTCGTCGCGCAGGCGTTCGACGCGATCGATCCCGGCGGGCGTCTCGTCGTCGTCAACTGGCACGACCGTCCGCGTGAGACCACGACCGTTGCGGACGAACCGCGGGGCCCGCCGACGGAGCTTCGCATGACGCCCGAAGAAACCGAGGATGCCGTGCTCTCGGCGGCGGAGTTCGCGCTCGATCGGCAGGTCGACCTGCCGCCGTACCACTACGCGCTCTTGTTCGACCGGTAA
- a CDS encoding DUF2892 domain-containing protein — MEHNIGSADRQTRVVVGAILAAVGLATLGGLLGFGPTVGAVATLLGVVLVATGLVRICLLYRLLGIDTSESR; from the coding sequence ATGGAGCACAATATCGGCTCGGCCGACAGACAAACTCGGGTAGTTGTCGGTGCGATACTGGCAGCTGTCGGACTGGCGACGCTGGGCGGCCTGCTGGGGTTCGGTCCGACGGTCGGCGCCGTCGCGACGCTGCTGGGCGTCGTCCTCGTCGCTACGGGACTCGTCCGAATCTGTCTGCTGTACCGCCTGCTGGGTATCGATACCTCGGAGTCCCGATAG
- a CDS encoding ArgE/DapE family deacylase — protein sequence MSAALPIEYVREHREELVELALDLIEVDTSNPPGDTREIVAEIEQFLDPLPVEIERFAIDPAKPNLLVRVSGEADRTLLYNGHLDTVPFDADAWTHDPLGERVDDRVYGRGATDMKGAVASMLLAIRAFAATDAEPPVDLLFALVSDEEVGGDAGLPALLEAGRLDADACVIGEPTCEAGRHSVTVADRGSIWLTLDAVGEGAHGSRPALGVNAIDRLYGAVETLRERFGTRELDIDADVEPIVEESVEYYGPSMGEDVARDLFRYPSINLGVLAGGDAINSVPQSARAEIDVRLTAGVRTPDVLSEIRSCVADCEGITIADVSWSVGTAEPADSPLVEAVASTAADVTGDRVYRRSATGGGDAKSLRNAGVPTVEFALGTDTVHAPDEYVSVDALVDNAAVYARLPAAWASQTER from the coding sequence ATGAGCGCCGCTCTTCCGATCGAGTACGTCCGCGAGCACCGCGAGGAACTGGTCGAACTCGCCCTCGATCTGATCGAGGTCGATACGTCGAATCCGCCCGGCGACACGCGCGAGATCGTCGCCGAGATCGAGCAATTCCTCGATCCGCTTCCGGTCGAGATCGAGCGCTTCGCGATCGATCCGGCGAAGCCGAACCTCCTCGTTCGGGTTTCCGGCGAGGCGGATCGAACGCTGCTGTACAACGGCCATCTCGACACCGTGCCGTTCGACGCTGACGCGTGGACCCACGACCCGCTCGGCGAACGCGTCGACGACCGCGTCTACGGCCGCGGCGCGACCGACATGAAAGGCGCCGTGGCGTCGATGCTGCTCGCGATCCGGGCGTTCGCAGCGACCGACGCCGAACCGCCGGTCGACCTCCTGTTCGCCCTGGTGAGCGACGAGGAGGTCGGCGGCGACGCCGGCCTGCCCGCGCTGCTGGAGGCCGGACGCCTCGACGCGGACGCCTGCGTGATCGGCGAGCCGACCTGCGAGGCGGGCCGCCACTCCGTCACGGTCGCCGACCGGGGTAGCATCTGGCTGACGCTCGACGCCGTCGGCGAGGGTGCCCACGGCTCCCGTCCGGCGCTCGGCGTCAACGCGATCGACCGGCTCTACGGCGCCGTCGAGACGCTGCGGGAGCGATTCGGGACGCGCGAGCTCGACATCGACGCCGACGTCGAGCCGATCGTCGAGGAGTCGGTCGAGTACTACGGCCCGTCGATGGGCGAGGACGTCGCCCGCGACCTGTTCCGGTACCCCTCGATCAACCTCGGCGTCCTCGCGGGCGGCGACGCGATAAACAGCGTCCCGCAGTCGGCCCGCGCCGAGATCGACGTGCGACTGACCGCGGGCGTCAGGACCCCCGACGTGCTCTCGGAGATTCGGTCCTGCGTCGCCGACTGCGAGGGCATCACGATCGCCGACGTCTCCTGGAGCGTCGGCACCGCCGAACCGGCCGACAGCCCGCTCGTCGAGGCCGTCGCGTCGACGGCGGCGGACGTCACCGGCGACCGCGTCTACCGACGGAGCGCGACGGGCGGCGGCGACGCCAAGTCGCTCCGGAACGCCGGCGTCCCGACCGTCGAGTTCGCACTCGGGACCGACACCGTCCACGCCCCCGACGAGTACGTGTCGGTCGACGCGCTCGTCGACAACGCGGCGGTCTACGCGCGGCTTCCGGCGGCGTGGGCGTCTCAGACGGAGCGGTAG
- a CDS encoding DsbA family protein, with translation MDGEGNITRRRALLAGGGTLAFGGGVAYVASRSGSGGERYVPATSHTSDETTSFGVELTGRPIAGERDAPVDIYYWTDYLCPFCKEFETETFPEIGRNYIDAGDVRLVALYMPNIGRYSTPAAIWGRCVWSQVADAEPSAFWNWHSAAFDEQPNSGKDWADDETFAEVAERTDGVDRSAVETCREERGESIRESMDPNLGVAHEARIQGTPGFVIYNRESEAAVKAVGAQPYENFADAIDQVLEA, from the coding sequence ATGGACGGAGAGGGCAATATCACGCGGCGGCGAGCGCTCCTCGCCGGCGGCGGGACGCTCGCGTTCGGCGGGGGCGTCGCGTACGTCGCGTCGCGGTCCGGCTCGGGCGGCGAACGCTACGTGCCGGCTACGTCCCACACCAGCGACGAGACGACCAGCTTCGGCGTCGAACTCACCGGTCGACCGATCGCGGGCGAACGCGACGCCCCGGTCGACATCTACTACTGGACGGACTACCTGTGCCCGTTCTGCAAAGAGTTCGAGACGGAGACGTTCCCCGAGATCGGTCGAAACTATATCGACGCCGGTGACGTCCGCCTCGTAGCGCTGTACATGCCGAACATCGGCCGGTACTCGACGCCGGCGGCGATCTGGGGACGGTGCGTGTGGTCGCAGGTGGCCGACGCCGAGCCGAGCGCGTTCTGGAACTGGCACTCGGCCGCCTTCGACGAGCAGCCCAACTCCGGGAAGGACTGGGCCGACGACGAGACGTTCGCGGAAGTGGCCGAACGGACCGACGGCGTGGACCGCTCGGCGGTCGAAACCTGTCGCGAAGAGCGCGGTGAATCGATCCGCGAGAGTATGGATCCCAACCTCGGCGTCGCTCACGAGGCGAGAATCCAGGGGACGCCGGGGTTCGTGATCTACAATCGAGAATCCGAAGCAGCGGTGAAGGCGGTCGGCGCCCAGCCCTACGAGAACTTCGCCGACGCTATCGATCAGGTGCTAGAGGCGTGA
- the trxA gene encoding thioredoxin: protein MAEDIEEIRQQKMEELRNRAGEEEDAGTVDRNPTDPVPISGKADLTETVDEHGIVLVDFYADWCGPCQMLEPVVETIAAETDATVAKVDIDANQQLAAEYNVRGVPTLLLFADGQPVERLVGMQEEAQLRSVIEQHA, encoded by the coding sequence ATGGCCGAGGACATCGAGGAGATTCGGCAACAGAAGATGGAGGAACTCCGCAACCGCGCCGGAGAAGAAGAGGACGCCGGAACGGTCGACCGGAATCCGACCGATCCGGTGCCGATCAGCGGGAAAGCCGATCTGACCGAGACCGTCGACGAGCACGGCATCGTTCTGGTGGACTTTTACGCGGACTGGTGCGGGCCCTGTCAGATGCTCGAACCGGTCGTCGAGACGATCGCCGCCGAGACCGACGCGACCGTGGCGAAAGTCGATATCGACGCCAACCAGCAACTCGCCGCCGAGTACAACGTCCGGGGCGTCCCGACGCTACTCCTGTTCGCCGACGGACAGCCGGTCGAGCGTCTCGTCGGGATGCAAGAGGAAGCCCAGCTCCGCTCCGTGATCGAGCAGCACGCCTGA
- a CDS encoding helix-turn-helix domain-containing protein encodes MVEPVSERLRRELQCVDLLVYFYGMNDRDVSAFVLLGEADQELTVDEVAERLGCERSTAYRSISRLLEAGVVVQEQVNYETGGYYHVYRTRESGELADEMRRLLNDWYANVGQLIQEFEDAYGRDTEDREHRSLQSRS; translated from the coding sequence ATGGTTGAGCCGGTGAGCGAGCGCCTGCGACGGGAACTGCAGTGCGTCGACCTGCTCGTGTACTTCTACGGGATGAACGACCGCGACGTGAGCGCCTTCGTCCTGCTCGGCGAAGCTGATCAGGAACTGACGGTCGACGAGGTCGCCGAGCGTCTCGGTTGCGAACGGTCGACGGCGTACCGGTCGATATCGCGGCTGCTGGAGGCCGGCGTAGTCGTTCAGGAGCAGGTGAACTACGAGACGGGCGGCTACTACCACGTGTACCGTACCCGCGAGAGCGGCGAACTCGCCGACGAGATGCGGCGACTGCTCAACGACTGGTACGCGAACGTCGGTCAGCTCATCCAGGAGTTCGAGGACGCGTACGGTCGGGATACGGAAGATCGAGAGCACCGATCGCTACAGTCGCGCTCCTGA
- a CDS encoding DUF302 domain-containing protein translates to MTLPIDPAQIDPDEIGTQQTTLEMDHEEAIEHVREAFTDAGFGIPVEFSPSEMLNEKVDADRDPYYVLGACNPSVADRALDATDKRMGGLFPCNVVVWEEEPGTQRVYHVSIMRIARLVGMAPDDDEMSDIIAETGELVDEAFEEL, encoded by the coding sequence ATGACGCTCCCAATCGATCCGGCGCAGATCGACCCCGACGAGATCGGAACGCAGCAGACGACCCTGGAGATGGACCACGAGGAGGCCATCGAGCACGTCCGCGAAGCGTTCACCGACGCCGGGTTCGGCATCCCCGTCGAGTTTTCCCCCTCCGAGATGCTCAACGAGAAGGTCGACGCCGACCGCGATCCCTACTACGTGCTGGGGGCGTGCAACCCGTCGGTGGCCGATCGCGCACTCGATGCGACCGATAAGCGAATGGGCGGGCTGTTCCCCTGTAACGTCGTCGTCTGGGAGGAAGAACCGGGCACGCAGCGCGTCTACCACGTTTCGATCATGCGCATCGCGCGACTCGTCGGCATGGCGCCGGACGACGACGAGATGAGCGACATCATCGCCGAGACGGGCGAACTGGTCGACGAAGCCTTCGAGGAGCTCTGA
- a CDS encoding class I SAM-dependent methyltransferase, with translation MGYHTFDATRAEKLEQPERRYRFLSAEELLWAVDPSADDTVADLGSGTGFYTDEVAPHAGRVYAVDVQEEMHDHYREKGVPDNVELVTSDVSDLPFDDDALDAAFSTMTYHEFASDESLAEVRRVLRNGGRLSIVDWAASGSGDDGPPIEERFSAAEAAAALEANGFRIEHEAVRPETFVLIAVAE, from the coding sequence ATGGGGTACCACACGTTCGACGCGACCCGCGCCGAGAAGCTCGAACAGCCCGAGCGCCGCTACCGGTTCCTCTCGGCCGAAGAGCTGCTGTGGGCGGTCGATCCGAGCGCCGACGACACCGTCGCCGACCTCGGCAGCGGCACCGGGTTCTACACCGACGAGGTCGCTCCGCACGCGGGACGCGTCTACGCCGTCGACGTCCAGGAGGAGATGCACGACCACTATCGGGAGAAGGGCGTCCCGGACAACGTCGAGCTGGTCACCTCCGACGTGAGCGATCTCCCGTTCGACGACGACGCACTCGACGCCGCGTTCTCGACGATGACCTACCACGAGTTCGCGAGCGACGAGTCGCTAGCCGAGGTTCGCCGCGTGCTCAGGAACGGCGGTAGACTCTCGATCGTCGACTGGGCGGCGAGCGGGTCCGGCGATGACGGCCCGCCGATCGAGGAGCGATTCAGCGCCGCCGAGGCGGCCGCGGCGCTGGAAGCGAACGGGTTCCGCATCGAGCACGAGGCAGTTCGACCGGAGACGTTCGTCCTGATTGCCGTCGCTGAGTAG
- a CDS encoding ParA family protein, with product MTATEPRAVDVVILKGGVGKSTISMNLARQLAEQHRVLFADLDPNGHATNGLGFEDAYQSDINVGDVVLDQGDATLDDLIQRTEFGFDLLPSSNTLEDVENDLKGAIQGSARVKSNVVDPLLGDVYDYIVFDSPAYPGMLNNNALVATGNVMIPIAPGSSAIGGYKRTMERLIAPAQEYIDIDVLAVVPNQIQDRIDQQTEARELLENLNTAETTEGKVPNFARITAEEFEQIDAGETAPPKPGIRHRAALSRSLKYNQPLQDYDPDNDQIQHFEELAGIVENGGIER from the coding sequence ATGACAGCTACCGAACCACGCGCCGTCGACGTCGTGATCCTGAAAGGCGGCGTCGGCAAGTCGACGATCTCGATGAACCTCGCCCGCCAGCTCGCCGAACAGCACCGCGTGCTGTTCGCGGACCTCGACCCGAACGGCCACGCGACCAACGGCCTCGGCTTCGAGGACGCCTACCAGTCCGACATCAACGTCGGGGACGTCGTGCTCGACCAGGGCGACGCAACGCTGGACGACCTGATCCAGCGGACTGAGTTCGGGTTCGACCTGCTGCCATCGTCGAACACGCTCGAAGACGTCGAAAACGACCTGAAGGGCGCGATCCAGGGCTCCGCCCGCGTCAAATCCAACGTCGTCGACCCGCTGCTGGGTGACGTGTACGACTACATCGTGTTCGACAGCCCGGCGTACCCGGGGATGCTCAACAACAACGCGCTCGTCGCGACCGGCAACGTGATGATCCCGATCGCCCCCGGCTCGAGCGCGATCGGCGGGTACAAGCGCACGATGGAACGGCTCATCGCGCCGGCCCAGGAGTACATCGACATCGACGTCCTCGCGGTCGTCCCGAACCAGATCCAGGACCGGATCGACCAGCAGACCGAGGCGCGCGAACTTCTGGAGAATCTCAACACCGCCGAAACCACCGAGGGCAAGGTGCCGAACTTTGCCCGCATCACTGCCGAGGAGTTCGAACAGATCGATGCTGGCGAGACGGCACCGCCGAAACCGGGAATCCGGCACCGCGCGGCGCTCTCTCGGTCGCTGAAGTACAACCAGCCACTGCAGGACTACGATCCGGACAACGACCAGATCCAGCACTTCGAGGAACTCGCTGGGATCGTCGAGAACGGAGGGATCGAGCGATGA
- a CDS encoding pirin family protein — translation MSSDEVRDAVAEPVAGGTVRHGPGVTANRAFPTDSYPSHLDPFVLFERFDIDPDQGFPMHPHQGFEIVTYMLDGGMDHEDSLGVEHTAYEDEAMHIVTGGGIEHSEFAADGEACNGLQLWVNLPRDQKEADPTYTDTDSEALPTEELDGATVTTVVGTGSPIDPVTRMEYLDVRVTDAWTWSFPDEWAGFLYGVAGEGTVDGSRFGEGDVLPVAGSRDVELRTDGSLRAVAVSGRPHGEPIQQQGPFVF, via the coding sequence ATGTCATCTGACGAGGTGCGAGACGCCGTCGCCGAGCCCGTGGCCGGAGGAACGGTCCGCCACGGGCCCGGCGTGACGGCGAACCGGGCGTTCCCGACCGACAGCTATCCCAGCCATCTCGATCCGTTCGTCCTCTTCGAGCGCTTCGACATCGATCCGGACCAGGGCTTCCCGATGCATCCCCATCAGGGCTTCGAGATTGTTACCTACATGCTCGACGGCGGGATGGACCACGAAGACTCGCTCGGCGTCGAGCACACCGCCTACGAGGACGAGGCGATGCACATCGTCACCGGGGGCGGCATCGAACACTCCGAGTTCGCAGCCGACGGCGAGGCGTGCAACGGGCTCCAGCTCTGGGTGAATCTCCCGCGAGACCAGAAAGAAGCTGACCCGACGTACACCGATACGGACAGCGAAGCACTCCCCACGGAGGAACTCGACGGGGCGACCGTCACGACGGTCGTCGGGACGGGTTCGCCGATCGATCCCGTCACTCGGATGGAGTATCTGGACGTTCGCGTTACGGATGCCTGGACCTGGTCGTTCCCGGACGAGTGGGCGGGCTTCCTCTACGGCGTCGCCGGCGAGGGCACCGTCGACGGCAGTCGCTTTGGCGAGGGCGACGTGCTGCCGGTGGCGGGGTCGCGCGACGTCGAACTCCGAACCGATGGTTCGCTGCGAGCCGTCGCCGTCTCCGGGCGACCGCACGGGGAACCGATTCAACAGCAGGGGCCATTTGTTTTCTAG
- the sod gene encoding superoxide dismutase codes for MSDYELPPLPYDYDALEPHISEQVLTWHHDTHHQGYVNGWNAAEETLAENREEGDFSSSASAIRNVTHNGSGHVLHDLFWQSMSPEGGDEPSGALADRIEEDFGSYDAWKGEFEAAASAAGGWALLVYDSHSNQLRNVVVDKHDQGALWGSHPILALDVWEHSYYHDYGPARGEFVENFFEVVDWDEPSSRYEQAVEQFE; via the coding sequence ATGAGCGATTACGAACTACCGCCGCTGCCGTACGACTACGACGCGCTGGAACCGCACATCTCCGAACAGGTACTCACCTGGCATCACGACACCCACCACCAGGGCTACGTCAACGGCTGGAACGCCGCCGAGGAGACGCTCGCCGAGAACCGCGAGGAGGGCGACTTCTCGTCGTCGGCGAGCGCGATCCGCAACGTCACGCACAACGGGAGCGGCCACGTGCTGCACGACCTCTTCTGGCAGTCGATGAGCCCCGAGGGCGGCGACGAGCCCAGCGGCGCTCTCGCCGACCGGATCGAGGAGGACTTCGGCTCCTACGACGCCTGGAAGGGCGAGTTCGAGGCCGCGGCGTCCGCCGCCGGCGGCTGGGCGCTGCTGGTCTACGACTCTCACAGCAACCAGCTCCGCAACGTCGTCGTCGACAAGCACGACCAGGGCGCCCTCTGGGGCAGCCACCCCATCCTCGCGCTGGACGTCTGGGAGCACTCCTACTACCACGACTACGGCCCCGCCCGCGGCGAGTTCGTCGAGAACTTCTTCGAGGTCGTCGACTGGGACGAGCCGTCCAGTCGCTACGAGCAGGCCGTCGAGCAGTTCGAGTAG